From one Acidobacteriota bacterium genomic stretch:
- a CDS encoding D-alanine--D-alanine ligase — translation MKKIAVGIVFGGRSGEHEVAVRSAKTVIEKIDRDKYEVVPIAITRDGNWLNPVESLGFFPPETQSLMIDRIGEFPRNAIAVLGDTKYRGITKLEVAEGESRLWPLDVIFPILHGTFGEDGTVQGLFEMAGIPYVGCGVLSSSCGMDKVFMKILFRDAGLPICKYVWFLRSEWEHNNETTIRQIESKLGYPCFVKPANLGSSVGISKASNKIQLRDAIDLAAEYDRKIIVEECLEMREIECAVLGNDEPRASLPGEYIIKDASKKFLDYTEKYAGTGSNEFVVPAPLSEELGRKVQQLSIAAFKAIDGSGLARVDFFLRNDNGALLVNEINTMPGLTDASGYPKMWEGTGLEFSQVVDALITLAIERHADLSRNKTTI, via the coding sequence ATGAAAAAAATCGCGGTCGGAATTGTTTTCGGCGGAAGATCGGGCGAGCACGAAGTTGCCGTCCGTTCGGCCAAAACGGTCATCGAGAAGATCGACAGAGACAAATACGAGGTGGTGCCGATCGCGATCACGCGTGACGGCAACTGGCTGAATCCGGTCGAATCGCTCGGGTTCTTTCCGCCTGAGACGCAGAGCCTGATGATCGATCGGATCGGCGAGTTTCCGCGAAACGCCATCGCGGTGCTTGGAGATACGAAGTATCGCGGAATCACCAAGCTTGAGGTGGCCGAAGGCGAAAGCCGCCTGTGGCCGCTCGACGTGATCTTTCCGATCCTGCACGGGACATTCGGCGAGGACGGAACTGTTCAGGGTTTGTTCGAGATGGCGGGCATCCCGTACGTCGGATGCGGAGTTCTTTCATCGTCCTGCGGAATGGACAAGGTCTTTATGAAGATACTGTTCCGTGACGCGGGACTCCCGATCTGCAAATATGTCTGGTTCCTGCGCAGCGAATGGGAACACAACAACGAAACGACGATCCGGCAGATCGAGTCGAAACTCGGTTATCCGTGTTTCGTCAAGCCGGCGAATCTCGGGTCGTCGGTCGGTATCTCGAAGGCCTCGAACAAGATCCAGCTTCGCGATGCGATCGATCTTGCGGCGGAATACGATCGCAAGATAATTGTCGAAGAGTGTCTCGAAATGCGCGAGATCGAATGCGCGGTGCTGGGAAATGACGAACCGCGTGCGAGTTTGCCGGGCGAATACATCATCAAGGATGCGAGCAAGAAGTTTCTTGACTATACCGAGAAATACGCCGGAACCGGCAGCAACGAGTTCGTCGTTCCGGCCCCGTTGTCCGAGGAACTGGGACGCAAGGTCCAGCAATTGTCGATCGCCGCGTTCAAGGCAATTGACGGATCTGGCTTGGCGCGCGTCGACTTCTTTCTGCGCAACGACAACGGCGCGCTTCTCGTGAACGAGATCAACACGATGCCCGGGCTTACCGACGCCTCCGGGTACCCGAAAATGTGGGAAGGAACGGGGCTTGAGTTTTCTCAGGTAGTCGATGCGCTGATCACGCTCGCGATCGAGCGCCACGCCGATCTCAGCCGCAATAAGACAACTATTTGA
- a CDS encoding VWA domain-containing protein, which translates to MISFQLRLSNLIAVLLLFTVLCAAQDDPDTITVESQLVVINATITTADGKPATGLKRGQFQVFEDGKEQRLEFFLTEKTPFAAVILLDTSGSMEQRVSLARSAAIQFLDGLRADDVAAIYNFDSKVSPVQEFSGSRDLAEGFFDLKADGMTILNDAIVRAAVELEKRSEKRRAIIVLSDGADTRSSASADKALKAALAANATIYTVDMSSADSSVRERFQNQGALKNFADKSGGKFIATPGGGALRDAFRTIVQELGIQYTLGYQPANTAKDGKYRTIELRVTDPALTVRTRKGYNAPKAGK; encoded by the coding sequence ATGATCTCATTTCAACTTCGTCTTTCGAACCTCATCGCGGTTTTGCTTCTTTTCACGGTTCTTTGCGCTGCACAGGACGATCCCGACACGATCACGGTCGAATCGCAGCTTGTCGTCATCAACGCCACGATCACGACCGCGGACGGAAAACCGGCGACCGGTCTCAAACGCGGCCAGTTTCAGGTCTTCGAAGACGGAAAGGAGCAGCGGCTGGAGTTCTTTCTGACTGAAAAAACTCCGTTCGCCGCCGTCATACTCCTTGACACGTCGGGCAGTATGGAACAGCGGGTTTCGCTCGCCCGTTCCGCCGCGATCCAGTTTTTGGACGGGTTGCGGGCCGACGATGTGGCGGCGATTTACAACTTCGATTCGAAAGTCTCGCCGGTGCAGGAATTTTCGGGCTCGCGCGATCTTGCCGAGGGTTTTTTCGACCTCAAAGCGGATGGGATGACCATTCTCAATGATGCCATCGTCCGGGCGGCCGTTGAACTTGAGAAACGGTCCGAAAAGCGCCGGGCGATCATCGTTCTTTCCGACGGCGCCGATACGCGAAGTTCGGCTTCGGCCGACAAGGCCCTCAAAGCGGCGCTCGCCGCAAATGCGACGATATATACGGTCGATATGAGTTCAGCTGATTCGAGCGTCCGCGAACGGTTTCAGAATCAAGGCGCGTTGAAGAATTTCGCCGATAAATCCGGGGGGAAATTCATCGCCACACCCGGCGGCGGCGCGCTTCGCGATGCATTTCGGACCATCGTCCAGGAACTGGGCATCCAGTACACACTCGGCTATCAACCGGCGAACACGGCGAAGGACGGAAAATACCGGACGATAGAATTGAGAGTCACCGACCCCGCACTGACCGTTCGGACCCGCAAGGGCTACAATGCGCCGAAAGCCGGAAAATGA
- a CDS encoding glycosyltransferase family 2 protein, with the protein MKITAVIIAYNEEEKIGRALKSVDWADEILVIDSHSSDRTAAVATEFGARVIERDWPGFARQKQFGVDSAANDWIFSLDADEEVSSELRTEIERLRSTNGTDLAAGYRIPRLTFYMDRPIRHGGWYPDWQTRLFDRRRGHWIDTLVHESVKIDGRIEKLGSDILHFSIDSVADHHRLIGERYAPLAAEQMFTDGRRTGILRVLTAGPIAFLQTYFLKLGILDGLPGFCIAKFAAHHAFLKHLLLFERRRREP; encoded by the coding sequence GTGAAGATCACGGCCGTCATCATTGCCTACAACGAGGAAGAAAAGATCGGACGCGCGCTCAAGTCGGTCGACTGGGCCGACGAGATTCTCGTGATCGATTCGCACAGTTCCGACCGGACGGCGGCGGTCGCGACGGAGTTCGGCGCGCGGGTCATCGAACGCGATTGGCCGGGATTTGCGCGACAAAAACAGTTTGGCGTCGATTCGGCGGCAAACGATTGGATCTTCAGCCTCGATGCCGACGAAGAGGTATCGTCCGAACTTCGTACGGAGATCGAACGGCTCCGATCGACGAACGGCACGGATCTGGCCGCCGGCTACCGGATTCCCCGGCTAACCTTTTATATGGACCGCCCGATCCGTCACGGTGGTTGGTATCCGGACTGGCAAACACGTCTTTTCGACCGCCGCCGCGGGCATTGGATCGACACGCTCGTTCACGAGTCCGTCAAGATCGACGGACGCATTGAAAAACTCGGTTCCGACATCCTTCATTTCAGCATCGACAGTGTTGCCGATCACCACCGATTGATCGGCGAACGTTACGCCCCTCTGGCCGCCGAGCAGATGTTCACGGACGGCCGCCGAACCGGCATCCTGCGGGTCCTGACGGCCGGCCCGATCGCCTTTTTGCAGACGTACTTTCTTAAGTTGGGGATCCTCGACGGACTGCCCGGCTTCTGCATCGCCAAGTTCGCCGCACATCACGCTTTTCTGAAACATCTTCTGCTCTTCGAACGCCGGCGCCGGGAGCCTTAG
- a CDS encoding TolC family protein, translating to MKTLRYFAVILFLLVLFTAHDAGLVSGQTPLTPAQIAKNTNNSNKSAEPTAEESGTTINGPTFVTSLSRVGVQTTQTLPLTLNEAIRRALENNNDIEIAKNDVKIAELSLKSLLGVYDGVFTISPNYDRNSTTGNSATTDFRVTSDFTKQIRPGGGNLRAFFNNNRTENRFAQQQVSNGSGVSSGGAIYSSSVGVTYTQPLWRNFGIDSTRRQIKIQRKRVSQSDADFRRQAITTISQVQAAYWDLVFALRDQQNRVANLNLSKENLRQVEARIAAGAAAPLQKAEVETELANRESDLLLAIQQVSTTENRLKQLLLKDANAAEWSQQVVPTDKPVFSMSAVELDDALKDAMEFRPELSRLKTEKEINKIDIDYFRNQLRPRIDLTSTFSLDGLSSGNVSTASSLVPLITQQTAPFTNATSFLYNLICTSPTPPAGCLPIPTLTVPGSPSYLRGGFSRSIGNFFRTDAPNFTLGVTISFPFKNQTAKADLASARIQTQQIDARLRSQEQSVLTEVRNAVQALDTSRQRVLAARRARESAEIQLEGERKLLEVGRSTTFLLFQRENALTNARNSEIRAETDYNKAVAELQRVTSTTFRANNVEVESPMTQDK from the coding sequence ATGAAAACGTTGCGCTATTTCGCAGTTATATTGTTTCTTCTCGTCCTGTTCACGGCGCACGACGCGGGACTGGTCTCGGGCCAGACTCCGTTGACACCGGCGCAAATTGCGAAAAACACGAACAATTCCAATAAGTCCGCCGAACCGACGGCCGAAGAATCGGGCACGACGATCAACGGCCCGACCTTCGTGACGTCACTATCGCGCGTCGGCGTCCAAACGACGCAGACGCTTCCGCTGACACTCAATGAAGCCATCAGGCGCGCGCTCGAAAACAACAACGACATCGAGATCGCAAAAAACGATGTCAAGATCGCGGAGCTAAGTCTGAAGTCTCTGCTCGGAGTTTACGACGGCGTGTTTACAATCAGTCCGAATTACGACCGCAATTCGACGACCGGAAACAGCGCGACGACCGACTTCAGGGTCACGTCCGACTTCACCAAACAGATTCGCCCCGGCGGCGGCAACCTGCGGGCGTTTTTCAATAACAACCGCACGGAAAACCGTTTCGCGCAGCAGCAGGTCAGCAACGGCTCCGGCGTTTCTTCGGGCGGAGCGATCTACTCTTCAAGCGTCGGCGTGACCTATACGCAGCCGCTTTGGAGGAATTTCGGGATCGATTCGACGCGCCGTCAGATCAAGATTCAGCGAAAGCGTGTATCGCAATCGGATGCGGACTTTCGCCGACAGGCGATCACGACGATCTCGCAGGTTCAGGCGGCATATTGGGATCTTGTTTTTGCGCTTCGTGACCAACAGAACCGCGTTGCCAACCTGAATCTCTCGAAGGAAAACCTCCGGCAGGTCGAGGCACGGATCGCCGCCGGAGCCGCCGCGCCCCTTCAAAAGGCAGAGGTCGAAACCGAGCTTGCCAATCGCGAGTCTGATCTGCTCCTCGCGATCCAGCAGGTCTCAACGACCGAGAATCGCCTCAAGCAACTGCTTCTGAAAGATGCGAACGCCGCCGAATGGTCGCAGCAAGTGGTTCCGACGGACAAGCCGGTCTTCAGTATGAGCGCGGTCGAACTTGACGATGCGCTGAAGGACGCGATGGAGTTTCGTCCCGAACTGAGCCGTCTGAAAACGGAAAAGGAGATCAACAAGATCGACATCGACTATTTTCGCAATCAGTTGCGGCCGAGGATCGACCTGACATCGACGTTCTCGCTCGACGGACTCTCGAGCGGCAACGTCAGCACGGCGAGTTCGCTCGTTCCGCTGATCACACAGCAGACGGCGCCGTTCACGAACGCGACGTCTTTCCTGTACAACCTGATATGCACCAGCCCGACGCCGCCGGCCGGATGCTTACCGATCCCGACATTGACCGTTCCCGGCTCGCCGAGTTATCTGCGCGGAGGATTCTCTCGCTCGATCGGCAATTTTTTCCGTACGGATGCACCGAATTTCACGCTCGGCGTGACGATCAGTTTTCCGTTCAAGAATCAGACCGCAAAGGCCGATCTTGCCTCGGCAAGGATCCAGACGCAGCAGATCGACGCGCGGCTTCGGTCCCAGGAGCAGTCGGTTCTGACCGAAGTCAGGAACGCGGTCCAGGCCCTCGACACATCGCGGCAGCGCGTGCTAGCGGCTAGGCGCGCGAGAGAGAGCGCCGAGATTCAGCTCGAGGGCGAACGAAAACTCCTCGAGGTCGGCAGATCGACGACGTTCCTTCTGTTCCAGCGCGAGAACGCCTTGACGAACGCGCGTAATTCCGAGATCCGCGCCGAAACGGACTATAACAAAGCAGTCGCGGAACTCCAGCGGGTCACGTCCACGACATTTCGCGCCAACAACGTCGAGGTCGAATCGCCGATGACCCAAGACAAATAG
- the gap gene encoding type I glyceraldehyde-3-phosphate dehydrogenase produces MGIKVGINGFGRIGRNVLRTCLGDKDIDFVAVNDLTDTRTLAHLLKYDSIMGNLENDISADGDTIRVDGDSFKVFSEKDPAAIDWNSVGAEIIIESTGRFTKAEDASKHLRGSVKKVIISAPAKGEDVTIVLGVNEGMYDASKHHIISNASCTTNCLAPVAKVIHDTFGIKNALMNTIHSYTNDQQLLDLPHKDLRRARAAALSMIPTSTGAAKAVALVIPELKGKFDGISVRVPTPNVSLVDVVMNVEKSTSTDEVNAALKEAANGAMKGILAVSEEPLVSIDFRGNANSSIVDAENTKVIDGTCIKILSWYDNEWGYSCRVRDLVKYIAAKGL; encoded by the coding sequence ATGGGAATCAAAGTTGGAATTAACGGGTTCGGACGCATCGGACGCAACGTTTTAAGAACATGTCTCGGCGACAAAGATATTGATTTTGTTGCAGTTAACGACCTGACCGATACCAGGACGCTGGCGCATCTTCTCAAATACGACTCGATAATGGGAAATCTCGAGAACGATATCTCCGCTGACGGGGACACGATCAGGGTCGACGGTGACAGTTTCAAAGTGTTCTCGGAAAAAGATCCGGCGGCGATTGACTGGAATTCGGTCGGCGCCGAGATCATCATTGAATCGACAGGCCGCTTCACGAAGGCTGAAGACGCCTCGAAACATCTTCGCGGCAGCGTCAAAAAGGTCATCATCAGCGCGCCGGCGAAGGGCGAAGACGTGACGATCGTTCTCGGTGTCAACGAAGGAATGTACGACGCTTCGAAACATCACATCATTTCGAACGCCTCGTGCACGACCAATTGTCTGGCACCGGTCGCAAAGGTCATCCACGACACCTTCGGCATCAAGAACGCGTTGATGAATACGATCCATAGCTACACGAATGACCAGCAGCTGCTCGATCTGCCGCACAAGGATCTGCGTCGGGCCCGCGCCGCCGCGCTTTCGATGATCCCGACCTCGACCGGAGCCGCGAAGGCCGTCGCGCTCGTGATTCCGGAACTCAAAGGCAAATTCGACGGCATCTCGGTCCGCGTTCCGACGCCGAACGTTTCGCTCGTCGATGTCGTGATGAATGTCGAAAAATCGACCTCGACGGACGAGGTCAATGCGGCGTTGAAAGAGGCGGCGAACGGAGCGATGAAGGGAATTCTGGCGGTCAGCGAAGAACCGCTTGTTTCGATCGATTTCCGGGGCAATGCGAATTCGTCGATCGTCGATGCCGAGAACACGAAGGTCATCGACGGCACGTGCATCAAGATCCTTTCGTGGTACGACAACGAATGGGGTTATTCGTGCCGGGTTCGTGATTTGGTCAAATATATTGCGGCGAAAGGGCTCTGA
- a CDS encoding phosphoglycerate kinase, translating into MNKKTIKDIDIKGKRVFIRVDFNVPIKDGKITDDTRILGALPTIRYASENGAKVIVASHLGRPIKDKKKAEEKGIPYDPAKYSLRPVFEYLKALPGSGDDHIKFADDCIGADVKTLADALEPGQVLLLENVRYHAGEEKNDEEFARQLGELCDVYVNDAFGTAHRAHASTAGITKFVSESVAGFLMEKELEFLGKALHDPDRPFVAILGGAKVSDKIPVIKSLIERRVDKLLIGGAMAYTFFKANGYTIGKSLVEDEMMPTALEIQKQAADAGVQLLLPTDHQVVDSYDPLNSRKTIPVDFTNAGLVGLDIGAETIAIFSAAIKDAKTIIWNGPMGMFEEKPFDEGTLAIANAVAEATDHGAISIVGGGDSVAAVNQSGLSGRISHISTGGGATLEFLAGDELPGVAALEDK; encoded by the coding sequence ATGAACAAAAAGACCATCAAAGACATCGACATCAAGGGCAAGCGGGTTTTTATACGCGTCGATTTCAACGTTCCGATCAAAGACGGAAAAATTACCGACGACACCAGAATTCTCGGCGCGTTGCCGACGATCCGTTACGCTTCTGAAAACGGTGCGAAGGTGATCGTCGCCTCGCACCTCGGTCGCCCGATCAAGGACAAGAAGAAGGCCGAAGAAAAGGGGATTCCGTATGATCCGGCGAAATACAGTCTGCGGCCGGTTTTCGAGTATCTCAAAGCGCTTCCCGGTTCCGGCGACGATCATATCAAGTTCGCCGACGATTGCATCGGCGCAGATGTAAAGACGCTGGCCGACGCGCTCGAGCCCGGCCAGGTGCTTTTGCTCGAAAACGTCCGTTATCACGCCGGCGAAGAAAAGAATGACGAAGAATTCGCGCGGCAACTTGGTGAACTCTGCGACGTGTACGTCAACGATGCGTTCGGAACGGCGCATCGCGCACACGCTTCGACCGCCGGCATCACGAAATTCGTTTCGGAGAGCGTCGCCGGCTTCCTGATGGAAAAGGAACTCGAGTTTCTCGGCAAAGCTCTGCACGATCCGGATCGGCCGTTCGTCGCGATCCTCGGCGGCGCGAAGGTTTCGGACAAGATCCCGGTGATCAAATCGCTCATCGAACGGCGCGTCGACAAGCTCCTTATCGGCGGCGCGATGGCATACACGTTTTTCAAGGCGAACGGGTACACGATCGGAAAATCGCTCGTCGAGGACGAAATGATGCCGACGGCGCTCGAGATCCAGAAACAGGCGGCCGACGCCGGCGTTCAGCTTCTGCTGCCGACGGACCATCAGGTCGTCGACAGTTATGATCCGCTCAATTCGCGAAAGACGATCCCGGTCGATTTCACGAATGCCGGACTTGTCGGACTCGACATCGGCGCCGAAACGATCGCGATCTTTTCGGCGGCGATAAAGGACGCGAAAACGATCATCTGGAACGGCCCGATGGGAATGTTTGAGGAAAAGCCCTTCGACGAAGGAACGCTCGCGATCGCGAACGCGGTTGCGGAAGCGACCGACCACGGGGCGATCTCGATCGTCGGCGGCGGCGATTCGGTGGCGGCGGTCAATCAATCCGGGCTTTCGGGACGGATCTCGCATATCTCGACGGGCGGCGGCGCAACGCTCGAATTCTTGGCCGGCGATGAATTGCCGGGCGTCGCCGCGCTCGAAGACAAATAG
- a CDS encoding triose-phosphate isomerase — MRKPVIAGNWKMFKMLGEAVDTALELKPLVSNANHCEVLIAPVFVHLKTVADRLEGSNIRVAAQDCAAEPKQSANTGEVSAEMLKDAGCSHVIIGHSERRQFYGETNESVNRKTRSALAAGMTAIVCVGETLGQRESGELFNVIAEQVREGLGGLTTSDLERIIIAYEPVWAIGTGKTATPEQAQEMHGFIRRKVSEIQGQAVADNVRILYGGSVKPDNIAELMSQEDIDGALVGGASLDAAGFAKIVNYRLV, encoded by the coding sequence ATGAGAAAACCCGTAATTGCAGGGAACTGGAAAATGTTCAAGATGCTCGGTGAAGCCGTCGATACGGCGCTCGAGCTCAAGCCGCTGGTATCGAATGCGAATCATTGCGAGGTCTTGATCGCGCCGGTGTTCGTCCACCTGAAGACGGTCGCCGACCGTTTGGAGGGCTCGAACATCCGCGTCGCCGCGCAGGACTGTGCCGCCGAACCCAAACAGTCGGCGAATACCGGCGAAGTCTCGGCGGAAATGCTGAAAGACGCCGGTTGTTCGCACGTCATTATCGGCCATTCCGAACGCCGGCAGTTTTACGGCGAAACGAACGAGAGCGTGAACCGCAAAACAAGATCCGCTCTCGCGGCCGGAATGACGGCGATCGTCTGCGTTGGCGAAACCCTCGGCCAGCGCGAAAGCGGGGAATTGTTTAACGTTATCGCGGAACAGGTTCGCGAGGGTTTGGGCGGTTTGACAACTTCCGACCTGGAACGTATTATTATCGCTTACGAGCCTGTCTGGGCGATCGGAACCGGTAAAACGGCGACGCCTGAACAGGCTCAAGAAATGCACGGATTCATCCGTCGGAAGGTCTCGGAAATTCAGGGACAAGCCGTCGCGGACAATGTCAGGATTCTTTACGGCGGTTCGGTAAAACCGGACAACATCGCCGAATTGATGAGCCAAGAGGACATTGACGGAGCATTGGTCGGCGGCGCGAGTTTGGACGCTGCTGGGTTCGCGAAGATAGTCAATTACAGGCTGGTTTAA
- the secG gene encoding preprotein translocase subunit SecG, which translates to MQYVLYTIFFLSCLLLMVVILLQPGKTDAGALFTSNVSSNAFGPRGTATVLSKVTIVTATVFMISALLLAMPALQGNVSVLSSNPDTPADTIAPATDSNSNTVTNTTAPAPETNTNAVSPAASESNTTAPANANK; encoded by the coding sequence TTGCAATACGTTTTATATACAATTTTCTTTCTTTCGTGCCTGCTGCTGATGGTTGTCATTTTGCTGCAGCCCGGAAAAACGGATGCCGGCGCGCTTTTCACGAGCAATGTTTCGAGCAACGCATTCGGCCCGCGCGGAACGGCGACGGTACTCTCAAAGGTCACGATCGTGACGGCGACGGTCTTTATGATCTCGGCGCTGCTGCTCGCGATGCCGGCGCTTCAGGGAAACGTCTCGGTACTGTCGAGCAATCCTGACACGCCTGCTGACACGATTGCTCCGGCGACCGATTCGAATTCGAACACGGTGACGAACACGACGGCTCCTGCTCCGGAAACGAACACGAATGCGGTTTCTCCGGCGGCATCCGAGTCGAACACTACCGCTCCGGCGAATGCGAACAAGTAG
- a CDS encoding MCE family protein, translated as MARNQKNLTLSQLRVGIFVLFGLLVFAFLIMNSTGDFNPFEKKLRIKARFAAADGLRSGSEVQLAGVNIGKVEEVVLLPPESPEDFKIEAIMAISRELYGRPITERIRTDSTAQLVATSVLANDKMINISPGSQKGTPVSENDILESKEAISINQLTATGNELLQQINRLATPTNEILNKANQGEGTLGQIINNDQLYQSLDSTIGEAKLTMLKLQNTIDDVNKGDGTAGKLIRDPALYDSLKETVSQLETISKEIREGKGTAGKFITDEALYNDTRAAIADLRTSVGKINSIADDFKVITTDLREGRGTAGKLLKDDKLYDDVQNTLGKFSSTAEKLDALLGDARAGKGTIGRLVTDETLYNNMNQTMSNVNQFSSESTKLLYDFRQNPKKFLTIKFKLF; from the coding sequence ATGGCACGTAATCAAAAGAACTTAACACTGAGCCAGCTTCGCGTCGGCATTTTCGTCCTGTTCGGACTTCTCGTCTTCGCGTTTTTGATTATGAACTCGACGGGCGACTTCAACCCGTTTGAGAAGAAACTGCGCATAAAGGCGCGTTTCGCGGCGGCCGATGGGCTTCGATCCGGTTCCGAAGTTCAGCTTGCGGGCGTGAACATCGGCAAGGTCGAGGAAGTCGTGCTTCTTCCGCCGGAAAGCCCCGAGGACTTCAAGATCGAAGCGATTATGGCGATCAGCCGCGAACTCTACGGGCGGCCGATAACCGAACGGATCCGGACCGATTCGACGGCCCAGTTGGTCGCGACCTCCGTTTTGGCGAACGACAAGATGATCAATATCTCTCCGGGTTCGCAAAAAGGGACGCCGGTTTCCGAGAACGACATTCTCGAATCGAAAGAAGCGATCTCGATCAATCAGCTGACGGCAACCGGAAACGAATTGCTGCAGCAGATCAACCGTCTCGCGACGCCGACCAACGAGATCCTCAACAAGGCGAACCAGGGCGAAGGAACGCTCGGTCAGATAATCAACAACGATCAGCTTTATCAGAGCCTTGACTCGACGATCGGCGAGGCGAAGTTGACGATGCTCAAGCTCCAGAACACCATCGACGACGTCAACAAGGGCGACGGCACCGCGGGTAAGCTGATCCGCGATCCGGCGCTTTATGACAGCTTGAAGGAGACCGTTAGCCAGCTTGAAACGATCTCGAAGGAAATCCGCGAAGGCAAAGGCACAGCCGGCAAGTTCATTACCGACGAGGCGCTCTATAACGACACCCGCGCGGCGATCGCCGATCTCAGGACATCGGTCGGCAAGATCAACTCGATCGCCGACGATTTCAAGGTGATCACGACCGACCTTCGCGAGGGCCGCGGAACGGCCGGCAAATTGCTCAAGGACGACAAACTCTACGACGACGTCCAGAACACGCTCGGCAAGTTCAGTTCGACCGCCGAAAAGCTCGATGCCCTTCTCGGCGACGCCCGCGCCGGAAAAGGCACCATCGGACGTCTCGTTACCGACGAGACGCTCTACAACAATATGAATCAGACGATGTCGAACGTGAATCAATTTTCGAGCGAAAGCACAAAATTGCTCTACGATTTCAGGCAAAATCCGAAGAAGTTTCTGACCATCAAATTCAAGCTGTTCTAG
- a CDS encoding ATP-binding cassette domain-containing protein, translated as MQASPQDVTETLESNDFAQPMDRSDRIIPAIEFRDVHLSFDERKILDGVSFKVRRGETKIILGRSGGGKSTIIRLILGLLKPDSGQIFVSGEEITDYDEHEMMPVRQHIGMVFQEGALFDSLSVYENVAYRLHEKHVDEESVEKEVRRMLRFVDLEDAIDKMPNELSGGMRRRVGIARALVGDPSIVMFDEPTAGLDPPTARTICELAIKLRDLEDVSSIFVTHEMNNLEYLCSEYATVDDDGHVIFEQEGERICMINTEVMMLRDGQIIFSGSDEELRNNEDPYIRKFIRGK; from the coding sequence ATGCAGGCTTCGCCCCAAGACGTGACCGAGACGCTCGAGTCGAACGATTTCGCACAACCGATGGATCGTTCGGACCGAATCATTCCGGCGATAGAGTTTCGCGACGTTCATCTTTCGTTCGATGAGCGAAAGATCCTCGACGGCGTCAGTTTCAAGGTCCGGCGCGGCGAGACAAAGATCATTCTCGGACGCAGCGGCGGCGGGAAATCGACGATCATTCGGCTCATTCTCGGACTTTTGAAACCCGATTCGGGACAGATCTTCGTCAGCGGCGAGGAAATCACCGATTACGACGAACACGAAATGATGCCGGTCAGGCAGCATATCGGGATGGTCTTTCAGGAAGGCGCTCTGTTCGATTCGCTGTCGGTTTATGAAAACGTCGCATACCGGCTCCACGAAAAGCACGTTGACGAGGAATCCGTCGAAAAAGAGGTGCGTCGAATGCTGCGTTTCGTCGATCTGGAGGATGCGATCGACAAGATGCCGAACGAACTTTCAGGCGGTATGCGCCGGCGCGTCGGGATCGCCCGCGCCCTCGTCGGCGACCCGTCGATCGTGATGTTTGACGAGCCTACGGCCGGTCTTGACCCGCCGACGGCGCGGACGATCTGCGAACTCGCGATCAAACTCCGCGATCTCGAAGACGTTTCGTCGATTTTCGTTACGCACGAGATGAACAACCTCGAATACCTATGTTCAGAGTATGCGACGGTTGACGACGACGGCCACGTGATCTTCGAGCAGGAAGGCGAGCGGATTTGTATGATCAACACCGAGGTTATGATGCTCCGCGACGGACAGATCATTTTCAGTGGTTCCGACGAGGAACTTCGCAATAACGAGGACCCTTACATTCGCAAGTTCATTCGCGGCAAATAG